From the genome of Spinacia oleracea cultivar Varoflay chromosome 2, BTI_SOV_V1, whole genome shotgun sequence, one region includes:
- the LOC130467978 gene encoding protein FAR1-RELATED SEQUENCE 11, whose translation MPCGIFVGIDNHGKTILFGMITTGRSESINAFIKRFVSSHISLTEFVKQVDIGVEEIIQGHVHLDLTDSLKPTSLKTKSPLEEQVFGVFTPFAFKKFQEELTRSTLYSIIHVEGDEFIVRYYKGEDKISHGVFWNGNTSMCSCKNFQFWGILCRHIVRVLFHKDCFKISSSYLPLRWCCDALQATTSSGGPTI comes from the exons ATGCCTTGTGGAATATTTGTTGGTATTGATAATCATGGAAAGACAATTTTGTTTGGGATGATAACTACCGGAAGATCGGAGAGTATAAACGCGTTTATCAAGCGGTTTGTTTCATCTCATATAAGTCTGACCGAATTTGTTAAACag GTGGATATTGGTGTTGAAGAAATTATTCAAGGGCATGTACATTTGGACTTGACTGACTCTCTTAAACCAACTTCTTTGAAAACAAAGTCACCTTTGGAAGAACAAGTTTTTGGAGTGTTTACGCCATTTGCTTTCAAAAAGTTTCAAGAAGAACTTACAAGATCAACTTTGTATTCTATAATTCATGTGGAAGGCGATGAGTTCATAGTGAGATATTATAAAGGTGAAGATAAAATTTCTCATGGAGTCTTTTGGAATGGAAATACATCAATGTGTAGCTGTAagaattttcagttttggggTATACTTTGTCGCCATATAGTACGGGTGTTGTTCCACAAAGATTGTTTCAAGATCTCATCCTCATATTTACCTCTACGATGGTGTTGTGATGCATTACAAGCTACTACTAGCAGTGGCGGACCCACCATATAA
- the LOC110804220 gene encoding uncharacterized protein isoform X2, whose protein sequence is MKYKVVCRKVYDYVRYDLKEIAFPSSLPDPPHIKKRSKLTWKESYYVLKEASRLYAASWVRDIGPELRPNDYKKEEREDKNGVDDNKEREPTTMEDLGCYLFHLIGSFYVKLKQMRSDFENLPWKYLRER, encoded by the exons atgaAGTACAAGGTGGtctgcaggaaagtttatgatTATGTTCGGTATGATTTGAAAGAAATAGCATTTCCTTCCTCATTACCTGATCCGCCTCACATAAAAAAGCGCAGTAAATTGACTTGGAAGGAATCATATTAT GTTTTAAAGGAGGCCTCCCGTCTTTATGCAGCAAGCTGGGTACGAGACATAGGTCCTGAACTCCGTCCAAATGATTATaagaaagaagaaagagaagataAGAATGGAGTAGATGATAATAAGGAGAGAGAACCAACAACAATGGAGGATCTAG GTTGTTACTTGTTTCATTTGATAGGAAGCTTTTACGTAAAACTGAAACAAATGAGATCTGACTTCGAGAACCTGCCTTGGAAGTACTTAAGAGAACGATAA
- the LOC130467977 gene encoding uncharacterized protein, with protein MSVVVPPIGVCNGRVSGLTFQFRSVLVSGSLAVSVSTVSDSVRLMCFVMAASVEKFHFPFVGLSGCQDGGGRGLVFSSAEVTFRRMGIWLCGDCFKTHTHRTRCRHGSGSSIVFVDPPNSRDGIIRFILYGFQKPQAPTSELSSSDAPREHQFSFDVALLDTLLSKRLRSVKSIPPKYRLGFSRVLKGALDKVICRPDDIACWVQLLVLPLCVLSTFSPRSNRECSSGVRRRRQEESITSAIYSWGESGGSERLVIDTLASVSPLDVDEDHGLAERNIKQCKRKISDGHYTAAVRVLSSSGLAPYSDATLTDLQAKHPFFPVPTLPDIPVDHHLTTSSAVVLEQIRGFPRGTSCGRYGLRAQHLLDCLGGAAVAVSDELVDAITQVVNLFLAGKCPGELGGYIASAPLTPLVKPGGGIQPIVVGTIWRRLVSKVGAALIGPRLGTYLGGLQFGVGVPAGGEAILHAVNRLVEARGADVGLFMLLLDFQNAFNLVDRSALLREVRLHCPALSRWVEFCYSSPARLYYGEHTLWSCQGVQQGDPLGPFLFSLVLHPLVCQIRDSFDLSLQAWYLDDGTIVGDALVVGKVLELILEEGPHLGLHVNVEKIEVFWPWKDPRSRLESVFPSDIARLALGVKLLGGPVSTDSSFCKELVSQCVSKTVVLMDAVAKLNDPQCELLLLRACTGVSKLYFAMRTCPPHLFEAAQLSFDVALRASLERIVTDSGPGFGDWQWRLATLPYSYGGLGVYSAGDVWHYAFLASRLQSSGLQDSLLRLSGVDGPGSAFDDALGLFNRTVETDLMSSPSEIASPPFMKKLADIYFMKVTADAESAFSLS; from the exons ATGTCCGTAGTGGTTCCGCCCATAGGTGTTTGTAACGGCAGAGTATCTGGTTTGACATTTCAGTTTCGGTCTGTGTTAGTTTCCGGCAGTTTGGCAGTTTCGGTGAGTACCGTTTCAGATTCAGTGCGGTTGATGTGCTTTGTTATGGCGGCGtccgtggagaagtttcatttcccttttgtgggtcttagcgggtgccaaGATGGCGGTGGGCGTGGTTTG gttttttcttcggctgaggtgacctttcgtcgtatgggaatttggttATGTGGAGATTGTTTTAAGACACATACTCATCGTActaggtgtcgacatggcagtggttctagtattgtttttgtggacccacctaATTCCAGGGATGGTATTATTCGTTTTATTCTCTACGGTTTTCAAAAACCGCAAGCTCCTACTTCCGAGCTATcttcttctgatgcgcctcgagaacatcagttttcttttgatgttgctcttctagacactttattgtctaagcggttgcgttctgtgaaatccatccctcccaaataccgtttgggtttttcgcgagttctaaaaggggcgcttgataaggtgatttgcagaccagatgacatcgcttgttgggttcagttgctcgtgttacctctttgtgtcctctcgactttttctccgcgaagtaatcgtgagtgttcctctggtgttaggcggcgtcgacaggaagagagtatcacctctgctatttATTCTTGGGGTGAGTCTGGTGGTTCTGAGCGacttgtcatagacacattggctagcgtgtctccaTTGGACGTTGACGAAGACCATGGTTTGGcagagcgtaatattaagcaatgcaagagaaagatttctgacggtcactacactgctgctgttagagttctttcgtcctcaggtcttgccccttacagtGATGCTACTCTTACAGATTTGCAAGCAAAACACCCTTTCtttccggtccctaccttaccggatatccctgttgatcatcaccttactacttcctccgctgttgtgttggagcagattaggggttttccgcgtggtacttcgtgcggtagatatggcttgcgtgctcaacaccttttggattgcttgggtggtgctgctgtagctgtttctgatgagttggtggatgctattactcaggtagttaatctctttcttgctggaaagtgtcctggtgagcttggaggatatattgctagtgcccctcttacgccacttgttaagcctgGTGGTGGTATTCAGCCTATTGttgtgggcactatttggaggcgccttgtttctaaggtcggggctgctttgattggtccgcgtttaggaacCTACTTAGGAGGGCTTCAGTTTGgtgttggggttccagcaggtggtgaggccattcttcatgctgtcaatcgtttggttgaggctcgtggggctgaTGTTGGCCTCTTTATGTTATTGTtggattttcagaatgcgttcaatttagttgatcgatcggctttgttgcgtgaggttcggttacattgtcctgctctttcgcgttgggttgaattctgttactcttctccagcgcggctgtattatggggagcataccttgtggtcttgtcaaggtgtgcagcaaggggatcctctcggtccttttcttttttctctggttctacatccattggtatGTCAAATCAgagactcttttgatctatctcttcaggcttggtacttggacgatggcactatcgttggtgacgctttggtggttggaaaggtcttggagttgattttggaggagggtcctcatttaggtctccatgttaatgttgagaagatagaggttttctggccttggaaagacccacgcagtcgtctagagAGTGTCTTTCCTTCGGATATTGCTCGTCttgcgcttggtgttaagttgcttggtggtccagtcagtacggattcctctttttgtaaggagttggtttcacagtgtgtgtcgaagactgttgtgttgatggatgctgtagctaagcttaatgatccccagtgtgagttgttgcttcttcgtgcgtgtactggagtttctaaactctactttgctatgcgcacttgtccgcctcatcttttcgaagcggcccaattatcttttgatgtggctcttcgggcttctttggagcgtatcgtgactgattcgggacctgggttcggtgactggcaatggcgtcttgccaccttaccttattcttatggaggattgggtgtttattcggCTGGTGATGTttggcattatgcttttcttgcatcccgtttgcagtcttctggtttgcaggattcgcttcttcggctttcaggtgttgatggtccgggatcggcctttgatgatgctcttggtcttttcaataggaccgtggagaccgaccttatgagtagccctagtgagatcgcttcCCCCCCattcatgaagaaattggcagacatatatttcatgaaggttactgctgatgcggaatccgccttCTCCTTATCTTGA
- the LOC110804220 gene encoding uncharacterized protein isoform X1, whose translation MKYKVVCRKVYDYVRYDLKEIAFPSSLPDPPHIKKRSKLTWKESYYVLKEASRLYAASWVRDIGPELRPNDYKKEEREDKNGVDDNKEREPTTMEDLAVAARGGMETLRPALQRLYMTRASAYKDAMKSFIAGYQEGIQQVMDKKEKYESQNPQDDDSKKPT comes from the exons atgaAGTACAAGGTGGtctgcaggaaagtttatgatTATGTTCGGTATGATTTGAAAGAAATAGCATTTCCTTCCTCATTACCTGATCCGCCTCACATAAAAAAGCGCAGTAAATTGACTTGGAAGGAATCATATTAT GTTTTAAAGGAGGCCTCCCGTCTTTATGCAGCAAGCTGGGTACGAGACATAGGTCCTGAACTCCGTCCAAATGATTATaagaaagaagaaagagaagataAGAATGGAGTAGATGATAATAAGGAGAGAGAACCAACAACAATGGAGGATCTAG CTGTTGCTGCTAGAGGAGGAATGGAGACCCTAAGGCCTGCTCTGCAGCGGCTGTACATGACAAGAGCTTCTGCCTACAAGGATGCTATGAAGAGTTTTATAGCTGGGTACCAGGAAGGTATCCAACAAGTTATGGACAAGAAAGAAAAGTATGAATCTCAGAATCCTCAAGATGATGATTCAAAAAAGCCCACTTGA